A single window of Coffea eugenioides isolate CCC68of chromosome 7, Ceug_1.0, whole genome shotgun sequence DNA harbors:
- the LOC113778412 gene encoding PH, RCC1 and FYVE domains-containing protein 1 codes for MGEEHVALCPSDRAVEQAIVALKKGAHLLKYGRRGKPKFCPFRLSMDEKSLIWYSGEMEKQLKLSSVTNIIRGQNTKQMKPERESQSFSLIYANGERSLDLICKDKAQADSWFLGLKSIISRSHHRRLFGTLKNQRWAQSCVNSPASYMRRKQILGITEETAKSSQVQSIDGSPAQSFSERCFSDGLSCSSDSFYSESSLSSTQNSVDNFNTSSPYLGPDDLNKKEAVCANTRTHVHSLSQLGRPPRNFTQLGMDVLRDLLIWGGGVEGGCFAGGEEQCDALIPKVLDSTMMLDVQSVSLGGKHAALVTKQGEVFCWGEGKRGRLGHKLDMDSECPKIVDSLNRVFVKSVTCGEYQTCALADSGELYTWGDGGCSADSAGGDIKQSHWLPNRLCGLQDGVSIANVACGAWHTAIVSANGQLFTFGDGTFGVLGHGNVQSISRPKEVESLVGLWVKSVACGPWHTAAIVEVVTDCFKIKRKGGKLFTWGDGDKGKLGHSDQERKLLPTCVTELVDHDFVQVACGRVLTAGLTNMGKIYAMGSAEHGQLGNPHARDKSITIVQGKLKDEYVKEISVGSSHIAALTSRGNVFTWGKGANGQLGLGDRRDRNSPTLVEALRDMQVEHITCGSSSTAAICLHKSVATTDQSACKGCGTAFGFTRKKQNCYNCGLLFCRACCSKKASNASLAPSKVKSFRVCDPCFKKLQKIADSDGQYKLDSQSPRLLLTSLKAMSDEKEYRGDGSGAWSRMKLTTNYSEEKVQGDKQQPLDSTSSSLGGLHRWGQVPCPRAFRINSGDQRIPHLSSLSPLRTQLASSSPANFQALPLVVKSASFAAMNQEKDTLLSDEFLLEEIRKLRIQSESLKKLCQTRDEEIQECRRKLEEAWALAKEEAAKSKAAKEVIKALTSRLKTMSEKLSAERDLKDQASVEKFTSISSSQVVTTCEPPEVCRMEDRRVDSVCNSPMLFSNTLKYLRDKHRNGDAASVEKSCAEKVDTEQLGIKSLKLEWVEQYQPGIYITLTALPNGQKALRRVRFSRKKFTEREAERWWDENQLLVYQKFEIEEYTSSNQGMMVL; via the exons GATGAGAAATCTTTGATTTGGTATTCTGGTGAGATGGAAAAACAATTGAAATTAAGCTCGGTTACAAACATCATTCGCGGTCAAAATACT AAACAAATGAAACCAGAAAGAGAAAGTCAAAGTTTTTCACTTATCTATGCGAATGGTGAACGCTCTCTTGATCTG ATCTGCAAGGACAAAGCACAGGCTGATTCTTGGTTTTTAGGCTTGAAATCTATAATATCCAGGAGTCACCATCGTAGATTGTTTGGCACATTGAAAAACCAAAGATGGGCTCAAAGTTGTGTCAATAGTCCAGCTAGTTACATGCGAAGGAAGCAAATTCTTGGAATCACGGAAGAGACAGCTAAATCATCTCAG GTTCAAAGCATAGATGGGAGTCCTGCACAATCATTTTCAGAGAGGTGTTTTTCGGATGGGTTATCATGTTCTTCTGATAGCTTTTATTCGGAGTCAAGTCTATCAAGTACCCAAAATTCCGTGGATAACTTTAACACAAGTTCTCCATATCTTGGCCCTGATGATCTAAATAAGAAAGAAGCAGTTTGTGCCAATACAAGAACCCACGTTCACAGCCTTAGTCAGCTTGGGAGACCCCCTCGTAATTTTACCCAATTAGGAATGGATGTCTTAAGAGATCTTCTGATTTGGGGAGGAGGAGTAGAAGGAGGATGTTTTGCTGGCGGTGAAGAGCAATGCGATGCATTAATACCCAAAGTGCTGGATTCTACCATGATGCTTGATGTGCAATCAGTGTCTTTAGGGGGGAAACATGCTGCCTTAGTCACCAAACAAGGAGAAGTCTTCTGTTGGGGTGAAGGAAAGAGGGGAAGGCTTGGTCACAAACTCGATATGGATTCTGAATGTCCAAAAATTGTTGACTCCCTTAACAGGGTTTTTGTAAAATCTGTTACATGTGGTGAATATCAGACCTGTGCTCTTGCAGATTCTGGTGAGCTGTACACGTGGGGTGATGGTGGTTGTAGTGCCGATTCAGCAGGTGGAGATATAAAGCAAAGCCATTGGCTGCCAAACAGACTTTGTGGGTTGCAGGATGGTGTTTCGATAGCCAATGTTGCTTGTGGAGCATGGCATACAGCTATTGTATCTGCAAATGGGCAATTATTTACTTTTGGTGATGGAACATTTGGAGTACTTGGTCATGGAAATGTCCAAAGCATTTCACGCCCTAAAGAAGTCGAGTCACTTGTTGGGCTATGGGTAAAATCTGTTGCATGTGGTCCATGGCACACAGCTGCAATAGTGGAAGTTGTGACAGATTGTTTTAAAATCAAGCGTAAAGGAGGGAAGTTATTTACTTGGGGAGATGGGGATAAAGGAAAGCTTGGTCATTCGGATCAAGAGAGGAAGCTTTTACCAACATGTGTCACAGAGCTTGTTGATCACGATTTTGTTCAAGTTGCATGTGGAAGAGTGTTGACTGCTGGACTGACTAATATGGGTAAGATATATGCAATGGGAAGTGCAGAGCATGGGCAACTGGGAAATCCTCATGCCAGGGATAAATCAATAACAATTGTACAGGGGAAGCTAAAAGATGAGTATGTTAAAGAGATCTCTGTAGGTTCTAGTCACATTGCTGCCTTAACCTCAAGGGGCAACGTTTTCACATGGGGAAAAGGTGCAAATGGACAATTGGGACTGGGTGATAGAAGGGATAGAAACTCTCCAACTTTAGTAGAAGCCCTCAGGGACATGCAGGTAGAACATATTACCTGTGGATCAAGCTCTACAGCTGCTATTTGTTTGCACAAATCTGTTGCTACAACTGATCAATCAGCTTGCAAAGGATGTGGGACAGCTTTTGGATTTACAAGGAAGAAGCAAAACTGCTACAATTGCGGGCTTTTGTTCTGCCGTGCATGCTGCAGCAAGAAAGCTAGTAATGCATCTTTGGCACCTAGCAAAGTTAAGTCATTTCGCGTATGTGATCCATGCTTTAAAAAGTTGCAAAAAATAGCTGATTCTGATGGACAGTATAAGCTTGATTCTCAGAGCCCAAGATTATTATTAACATCACTGAAGGCTATGTCTGATGAAAAAGAATACAGAGGAGATGGAAGTGGTGCATGGAGTAGAATGAAATTGACAACAAATTACTCTGAAGAGAAAGTTCAAGGGGACAAACAGCAGCCCTTGGACTCCACTTCATCTTCATTGGGTGGATTGCACAGGTGGGGGCAGGTTCCTTGCCCTCGAGCTTTTAGAATAAACTCTGGAGACCAAAGAATTCCCCATCTGTCTTCCCTTTCACCTTTGAGGACTCAATTAGCTTCCTCTTCTCCAGCTAACTTCCAAGCACTTCCTTTGGTTGTGAAATCTGCATCTTTTGCTGCTATGAATCAAGAGAAGGACACTTTGCTATCAGATGAATTCCTTCTTGAAGAAATACGGAAGCTAAGGATTCAA TCTGAGAGTCTTAAAAAGCTATGCCAAACAAGAGATGAGGAAATTCAAGAATGTCGACGAAAACTGGAGGAAGCGTGGGCACTTGCAAAGGAGGAAGCTGCCAAGAGTAAAGCAGCAAAGGAAGTTATAAAAGCTCTTACATCAAGG CTTAAAACAATGTCAGAGAAACTCTCTGCTGAAAGGGATCTTAAAGATCAAGCTAGTGTGGAGAAATTCACATCCATATCGTCCTCTCAAGTTGTTACTACATGTGAGCCTCCTGAAGTATGTCGAATGGAAGACAGAAGAGTGGATAGTGTATGCAATTCTCCAATGCTTTTTTCCAACACATTGAAGTATCTCCGAGATAAACACCGTAATGGAGATGCTGCATCAGTAGAGAAATCCTGTGCAGAAAAAGTAGATACTGAACAACTTGGAATAAAGTCCTTGAAGCTCGAATGGGTAGAACAGTATCAACCTGGCATCTACATCACACTCACAGCACTGCCAAATGGACAGAAGGCCCTCAGGCGAGTTAGATTCAG TCGGAAAAAGTTCACCGAGAGAGAGGCAGAAAGATGGTGGGATGAGAATCAACTGTTAGTGTATCAAAAATTTGAGATTGAggaatatacaagttcaaatcaAGGTATGATGGTGTTATGA